A region from the Synergistota bacterium genome encodes:
- a CDS encoding flagellar protein FlaG, whose product MRIETNNSMDIDLKAPQIVKKEAHQQKATVEEPLKRIQEEQKKIVRGEQNINEAVEKLNKTLDLFDIQVRFKIHKETKDIMIKVVDMKNNKVIREIPPEKILDMVAKMMEFLGLLFDEKV is encoded by the coding sequence ATGAGGATAGAAACGAATAACAGCATGGATATAGATCTTAAGGCACCTCAGATCGTTAAAAAGGAGGCTCATCAGCAAAAGGCAACCGTTGAGGAACCCTTAAAGCGAATCCAAGAGGAACAGAAAAAAATCGTTAGGGGAGAGCAGAATATAAACGAGGCAGTTGAAAAGCTTAATAAGACGCTTGACCTTTTCGATATCCAGGTTAGATTTAAAATTCATAAAGAAACCAAAGACATAATGATAAAGGTAGTTGACATGAAGAACAATAAGGTTATAAGAGAGATACCACCTGAAAAGATACTTGACATGGTTGCTAAGATGATGGAGTTTTTAGGCCTTCTCTTTGACGAAAAAGTTTAG